The following DNA comes from Geothrix edaphica.
TTGCGGTATTGAGGGGCTGCGACGTGGACCAGCCGAGGAACCTGGCCAAGTCCGTCACAGTGGAATAGCGACCAGGGAATTTCCAGGAAAGTCACGGCAGTTCCGCCCGCTCGGCCCCACCTTCAAGGTGGACGGGTGTCCCCTGGATGGAGGCTGCCATGGCCGCCCACTTCCTCCGCCGCCACGATTTCGCGCACGACCCCTCGCTCGACTGGCTGCTGATCCTGGCCGGAGCCCTGTTCGCCTGGCTCTTCTGGCCGGCCGCCCATCATTGATCCGCCCGTCGAAGGCGGGGGTTGTGATGGCGCCGGGGCCTTCGCGACCCATGTTTGAGGTGGACCGTGGTCCTCAGGATCGGAGGTTCCCATGACCACCCACACCCACCCCCATCCTCATGGTCATGCCCATTTCCATCCGCAGGTGCCCCTGACGCGGTTCGCCTTAGATCATCCCTACGCCGCCGAATGGACCCTGGTGATCCTCGGCACCCTGGCCGCCCTGCTGCTCTGGTACTGGAACCGCTGAAACGACCTGCCACCCCGCCTGGAGGCTCGACAGCCGCCCCCGTTCCGCTAGAATGGAGTTTCGCGCTGGCGCGTAGCTCAGGGGTAGAGCACTACCTTGACACGGTAGGGGTCGGCGGTTCGAGACCGCCCGCGCCAACCAAGATCGGCCGCCGAAAGGCGGCCTTTTCTGTATCTCCAATCGCGCGGTCTCGGACCGCCGAGAAGCAGCGGCGGCCCGGTAGCGGCCCGGCGGAGGCGCTCCAGTGGAGCGCCGGAGACGCTTGGCCGCGGGGCCAGCCGCGCGCCGGTTCGAGACCGCCCGCGCCAACCAAGATCGGCCGCCGAAAGGCGGCCTTTTCTGTATCTCCAATCGCGCGGTCTCGGACCGCCGAGAAGCAGCGGCGGCCCGGTAGCGGCCCGGGTGGAACCGATCAGGCCCGGGTCATGGCCTGGCCGCTCTTCGCGATGACCTTGTCGGCGGCGGCCTGGATCTGGCTGCGGGACTCCGCGTCATGGAGGCCAGTGGCCAGGTCGCGGAGCGCCAGCGCAATGAGGATCTGGGTGGTGGGGCGCTTCCCCCACTCGGGGTCCTCCCAGTGGCCATGGAACCAGTCCGTCAGGCGAAGCAGGAAATCCAGGGCGGCTTTGGACAACATGGGGTCCTCCTGAAACCGGGTTGCCAGTGGGACGCCGCCATGGCCGCAACCCATTCGCGACAGCGGCGATTGGAGATCCGGACCACCCAAACCCAGGCAACTGGTCCTGGATGGATCCAGAACGAAGGCCGCCAATATGGGTCCCTGCTCAGACCTGAGAAGAAAAAACAGGTGAACGGTCGTTTTTGGGCTCCCAGCGGTAGAGGTCACCCTTCCCGGGTGGAACCACGCCCGGGGGACTGCCCTCCCGCTTCAACGGCCCGGAGCCTGGCCATCCCTCAGAACTGGAACCCCGCCGAGATCAGCAGGCTCTTCAGCTGGGTATCGCGCTCTTCCTCGCTGCGGGGGCGGCCGATGATGCGCTTCCAGTCGGCGGCGTACTCCAGCTTGAGGGGGAAGCCCAGCTTCAGGATGATGCCGACGCCCAGGGTGGTGCGGAGCGCCGGAAACCTCGACAGGGCATCCTTCTCAGGATTCAGGCTGCGGTAGACCTGGCCGCTGTCGGCGAAGACCTCGGCCCACACGCTCTGCATGCCGAAGAAGGGGAAGCGGTATTCCAGGTTCATGACCACCAGGGCCTGGCCCCCCAGCGGGATGGGATGGGCGAGCTTGTTGCCCAGCGAGTCCGTGCGCTGGATGTCCCCCAGCATGTCCGGCTCCACGCCGCGCACCGTGAAGGAGCCGCCGCCGAAGAACCGCTCGGACAGCGGCAGATCCTTGGCGGACTGCGCGGTGGGCCGGGCGAGCCCCAGGCGGGCGCTGACCATGAAGACGCCGTGCTCCGCGTGGAAGCCCACGGGCCAGTTCCACTGGTGGCGCAGGTCCAGCTTCACGAAGCTGCTGTTGGTGGAGGTCCCGAACACCTGGTTGGCCAGCTCCAGCCGCCCCAGGAAGAAGGTGCCCTGGGTGGGATCGTAGGGCCGGTCCCGGCGGTCCACCACCACCTGGAGGTAGGGCGCGGAGATGATGCTCCGGGCCGGGGTCCGCGCCAACAGGAAGAGATCCTGGTCGGCGAGCAGCGGCACGCCGTCGCTGTCCGTGTTGGAGGCCACCTCGACCCGCTCGAAGCGGTAGCCGAACTGGACCACCTGCACGGGGCTGATCTTCCATTCCAGGCTCGGCGTGAACCGCCGGCGACGGGCGAAGAAGGCGGCCTGGGCCTCCTCGATGTAGGCGCCCTCGACCCGGAAGCGTGTGCGGGGCGCCAGCAGGGAATCCAGCGACCCGGGAAGGAACCAGGGATCGGTGTAGCCGATGCTGTAGCTGTCCACGGACCGCTTGATGTCGCCGGTGGGGAAGGCCCGCCGCAGGAAGGGGCTGTCGAGGGTCTGGTCCCCGGCCCGCAAGCCGAAATCCAGGGACCGCCCCATGCCGCCCACGTTCAGGCGCTGGGCGTTCAGCCCGAAGTGATAGCCCTGCGTGTTGTCATAGCCGAACGATTCGGTGAACACCCAGGGATTCCGCTCCTGTAGGCGCAGACCCAGATCCCCGCGCTGCCAGGGCTCCTTCTCCTGGCCGGGGAGGTCCTTCAGGGTGAGCAGGTCCACCCGCTGGAAGGCCCCGAGTCCGCCGAGCTGGACCTGGCTCTCGTCCAGCTTCGCGGGATCCAGCGGCACACCCGCGGCCAGCCCGGTTTCACGCAGCACCGCCTCGGCGCGCGTCCGGTCGCTGCCCTGCACCACCAGCCGCCGCGTGCGGTCCAGGGGCTGCGTGGGCACCTGGAAGCGCACCACGGGCTGGGTTTCGTCGTCCTCGAAGGCGAGCTTCACCTTGGGGTTGGCCGAGCCCGCCGAGGAAAGGCGCTGGCGCAGGTCGGAGACCACCAGGGCCAGGTCGTTCCGGACCAGGGGCAGGGCGGGCTTGAAGGTCAGGCGGGCCCCTTCGGGCGTGGTCTCGAGGGTGCCCTCAAAGCCCTGGAGGTGGCGCCGGTCCGAGCGATAGCGGGAGGTGCCGCGCACGGCCACGGGGTGGTCCGACAGCGCCAGCAGCAGGCTCTGCGCCAGGCGATCCCTGGGAAAGGCGGGGTCCGGCGGAAGCTCCAGCACCAGGGCATCCAGGAAGCGCCGCTGCCCTTCCCGGATGATGAGGCGCACCTCCACCGCGTCGCCCTTGACACCCTCCACGCGGCGGCGCACCCGCACCTCGGGGAAGCCCCTCTGGAGGTAGTAGGCCGTGAGGCGGTCCTCCAGGGCCTTCATGGCCTCGGCCTTGGCGTGGGGCGGCAGGAGGAGGAACCGCCTGGGGAGGCGCACGGCCTTCTGCAGTTCCTCTTCGGACAGCTCCCGGTTCCCCTCGAAGCGCACCACTCCCAGGACCCGCCGGGGACCGCGGACCACCGTGTAGGTGACGGTCACAGCCTCGGGCCGCTCCGCGGTGCCCGCGGTCACGACGCGGTCGTGGGATACCTGGACCTCGGGATAGCCCTGATCGCGGTAGTAGGCGGCGATCCGGCCCTCACCCTCCTCCAGGAGGCTCGGCGCGTAGCGCTCCGCCCGGGCCAGGGGCACGAACTCCGACAGCCGCGGCCGGCCCCACAGCGGGCCGAGCAGGGGCATGCCCTTGGCCTTCAAGGTGACCTTCGGCCCCGGCCGGACTTCCAGGAGGAGGGCGCTGCCATCCCCCTCGACGGGAGCGAGGCGGATGAAGCCCTCCATGCGCCGGTCCTTCACCAGCCGCTGGCGCAGGCGGCGCTGGGCCTCCCGCTGGACCAACGGCGTCCAGTGCGTGCGGCCGGGCGCGATGCCCGCGGTCTTCAGCAGGGATTCCCGGGTGTAGGGCGCGGGGTCCCCCTCGAGGCGCACCTCCCGGATGATCCTGGGCGGGCCGAGCGTGAGCGCCAGCCTCAGCTGCCGCCCTCCCGCCTCCACGGTCGCC
Coding sequences within:
- a CDS encoding BamA/TamA family outer membrane protein; protein product: MRLRAAFGCSLLALVSAAGQEAVSLRTVTSIQVVGGDEDDRRFAEAALGWKVGQAVDPAGFPQALAAVRLVDRYRTVDGTFGGNGEILLRLEPLAPVAGWRWEGDPLPGDLRKTLLPDLRKGQRLGPQHLAALERSIEQRLREAGYRQADVKATVEAGGRQLRLALTLGPPRIIREVRLEGDPAPYTRESLLKTAGIAPGRTHWTPLVQREAQRRLRQRLVKDRRMEGFIRLAPVEGDGSALLLEVRPGPKVTLKAKGMPLLGPLWGRPRLSEFVPLARAERYAPSLLEEGEGRIAAYYRDQGYPEVQVSHDRVVTAGTAERPEAVTVTYTVVRGPRRVLGVVRFEGNRELSEEELQKAVRLPRRFLLLPPHAKAEAMKALEDRLTAYYLQRGFPEVRVRRRVEGVKGDAVEVRLIIREGQRRFLDALVLELPPDPAFPRDRLAQSLLLALSDHPVAVRGTSRYRSDRRHLQGFEGTLETTPEGARLTFKPALPLVRNDLALVVSDLRQRLSSAGSANPKVKLAFEDDETQPVVRFQVPTQPLDRTRRLVVQGSDRTRAEAVLRETGLAAGVPLDPAKLDESQVQLGGLGAFQRVDLLTLKDLPGQEKEPWQRGDLGLRLQERNPWVFTESFGYDNTQGYHFGLNAQRLNVGGMGRSLDFGLRAGDQTLDSPFLRRAFPTGDIKRSVDSYSIGYTDPWFLPGSLDSLLAPRTRFRVEGAYIEEAQAAFFARRRRFTPSLEWKISPVQVVQFGYRFERVEVASNTDSDGVPLLADQDLFLLARTPARSIISAPYLQVVVDRRDRPYDPTQGTFFLGRLELANQVFGTSTNSSFVKLDLRHQWNWPVGFHAEHGVFMVSARLGLARPTAQSAKDLPLSERFFGGGSFTVRGVEPDMLGDIQRTDSLGNKLAHPIPLGGQALVVMNLEYRFPFFGMQSVWAEVFADSGQVYRSLNPEKDALSRFPALRTTLGVGIILKLGFPLKLEYAADWKRIIGRPRSEEERDTQLKSLLISAGFQF